The Candidatus Dormiibacterota bacterium genome contains the following window.
GCTGTGGGAGCTCTACGTCATCCACAACCTCGCCGGCGGCCGGGTGGGGATGTTCACCAAGATCCACCACTCCGCGATCGACGGCCTGTCCGGCGCTGAGATCCTCTCGGTGGTGCTCGACCTCGAGCCCGAGGGCCGGGTGATCCCGCCGCCGGATCCCGACGGCCGGCCCGGCCGGGTCCCGGGCGGGCTCGAGCTCTTCGGTCGCGGCCTCGCCAACCTCCCGCGCCAGCCCCTGCGCACCCTCCGCGGGCTGCCGCCGATGGTCGCGAACCTCGACACCCTGCCCGGCGTCGGCGCCATCCCCGGCACCGCGACGGTGGCGAGGGTCAGCCGCCGCATCGCCCGGCTGATCCCCGGTGTCGAGCCCGGCGAGGTGCTGGAGATGCCGCGCAGCCTGGCGCCGCGGACGGTGTTCAACGGCCCCGTCTCCGGCCACCGGAGGGTGAGCTTCGCCACCCTCCCGCTCGACGAGGTGAAGGCGGTCAAGAACCGCTTCGGGGTGACCGTCAACGACGTCGTGGTGGCGATCGGCGCCGGCGCGGTGCGGCGCTGGCTGCTCGACCACGCCGAGCTGCCCGACCGCCCGCTCACCGCGATGATCCCGCTGTCGGTGCGCACCCCCGAGCAGTTCGGCACCTACGGCAACCGGATCTCGATGATGGGCGTGCCCATCCCCACCGATGAGCCCGATCCGCTGCTGCGGCTGCGGCGCACCCACGAGGTGCTGCGCTCCGCCAAGGAGCGTCACAAGGGGGTGCCGGCGAGCATCCTCCAGGACGTCACCCAGTCGATCCCCCCGGCGGTCTTCGCGCGCGCCTCGCGCACCGTGCTCGGGCTGGTCTCCCGGGGACCGGTCGCACCGGTGTGGAATCTCTGCATCTCCAACGTGCCCGGGGTGCCGATGCCGCTCTACTGCGCCGGCGCCCGGGTGCTCAACGAGTACCCGATCTCGGCGATCGCCGACGGCATGGGCCTGAACATCACCGTGCTCAGCTACCAGGGGCAGATGGACTTCGGGATCGTCGCCGACCGCGAGCAGATGCCCGACGCCTGGCCGCTGGTCGACAACCTCCGCGACGAGCTGGCGACCCTGCTCGCGCTCAGCCCCGCGCAGGAGTAGACGAATGGACGTCGAGGAGGCCAAGCGCGCCGCCGGTGAGGCCGCCGCCGAGCTGGTCGAGGAGGGCATGACCCTGGGCCTGGGCACCGGCTCGACGGCGCGGTGGTTCATCGCCGCGGTGGGGCGGAAGCTGCGGGAGGGGATGCGGCTGCGGGGCGTGCCCACCTCGCGGGCGAGCGAGGCCCTCGCCGCCGAGGCGGGCATCCCCCTGGTCGAGCTCGACGCCACCGGTGTCGACCTCGCCGTCGACGGCGCCGACGCCGTCGACGGGCGGCTGCGGGTCATCAAGGGCGCGGGGGCGGCGCTGCTCCGCGAGAAGATCGTCGCCGCGGCGGCGCGCCGGTTCGTGGTGGTGGTCGACGAGGGCAAGCTCCGCGACCCTCTCGGCGGCCTCCTGCCGGTCGAGCTGGTCCACTTCGGGCACCTCTCCACCCTGGCCCATCTCGACCGCCTCGGGGGCGGCTTCCAGCTCCGGCTCGACGCCGCCGGCCGGCCGCTGGAGACCGACAACGGCAACCTCATCGCCGACGGCGAGCTCCCCGTCATCGACGACCCGGAGGGGCTGGGGACACGGATCGACGGCATCCCCGGGGTGGTCGGCCACGGCCTCTTCTGCGGGCTGACCCATCTCGTGCTGGTGGCCCGGCGCGACGGCACCGTCGATCGCCTCACCGCGGACTGACGCGTCGCCGGTAGGTCTATCCTGCCTCGCTGTGGCTGTGAGCGAACTGTCTGGCGCGACCGTCCTCCTCACCGGGGTCACCGGCTTCCTCGGCACCGCCATCCTGGAGAAGCTGCTCCGCAGCGTCCCCGGCTGCCGGGTGGTGACCCTGGTGCGTCCGGGACGCCACGGCGCCGAGCGGCGGGTGCGCGACGAGGTGCTCGCCTCCCGGGCGTTCGGCCCGCTGCGCGAGCGCCTGGGAGAGGGCCGGGAGGCGGTTCTGAGTGGGCGGGTCCAGCCCGTCGGGGGCGATCTCGGCGCCCCCGGGCTGGGCCTCGACGAGGACGGGCTCCGTGCCCTCGCCGGTGTCGACGTGGTCATCCACTCCGCCGCCGAGGTGGCCTTCGACAGCCCCCTCGACGTCGCCCTCCGCACCAACGTCGGCGGCGCCGTCGGCCTGGTCGAGACCGTGCTCGCCGCCGGCGCCCGGCCCGCGTTCGTCCACGTCTCCACCGCCTACGTCAGCGGGGTGCGCCGGGGGCTGGTGCTCGAGGGCGCTCCCGGCGGCCTGGCCACCGCTGGCGGCGCCGCCCTCGACTGGCGCGCCGAGCTGCGGGCGGCCGAGGCGGTGCGCGCCGGGCTGGAGGCAGACTCGCGGTCGCCGCAGCGGCTCCGAAAGTTCGCCGCCACCGCGCGGCGCGGGCCCGGCGCCTCAGGGGTGCCCGCCGCCGGCGCCGAGGTGGAGCGGATGCGGGCGCGTTGGGTCGACGCCCGGCTGGTCGAGCACGGCCGCGCCCACGCCCGCGCCCTGGGCTGGTCGGACGTCTACACCATGAGCAAGGCTCTCGCCGAGCTGGCGGTCAGCGAGCGCTGCGGCGAGCGGCCGCTCTCGGTGGTGCGGCCGTCGATCATCGAGTCGGCGCTCCGCGAGCCCATCCCCGCCTGGATCACGGGCCTCCGGATGGCCGAGCCGGTGATCCTCGCCTACGGCCGCGGGCTGCTCCCCGAGTTCCCCGGCCTGCCCGACGGCATCATCGACATCGTTCCGGTCGACGTCGTCAGCAACGCGGTGATCACGGCGGCGGCGACACCGCCGGCGACGGGACGGGCCGTGTACCACGTCGGCACCGGGGCGCGGAACCCGCTGCGCTACCGCGGCCTCTTCGACAACGTCCGCGGCTACTTCCGCGCCCAGCCGCTCCACGACTCCGCGGGGGCGCCGATCGCGGTGCCGGACTGGAAGTTCCCCACCGGCCGCCAGGCGGGTCGCCGTCTCGCCGCCCTGGAGCGGGGGCTGGAGATCGCCGTCGGCACCGTCGAGCGAGGGATGGCGTCGCCGCGCACCCGGGTGCTCCACCAGCGTCTCGACGAGGCCCGCGACCGGGTCCGCCGGGCCCGCTCGCTCTCCGAGATGTACGCGGTGTACACCGAGATGGACGCGGTCTTCGACGACGCCGGCACCCGCGCCCTCGACCTCGGGCGCAGCCCCGCCGAGCGCGCCGAGCTCCCCTTCGACGTCGCAGTGATCGATTGGGAGGACTACCTGCAGCGCTCCCACATCCCCGCGGTGGTCGACCTCGCCCGGATGCGTCGCCGCGCCCCCCGACCGGTGCTGCCACGGCCGACCTCGTCGCCGGCGCCGCCGCCGGCGCGGCTGCCCCGGGTGCGCGCCGGCGCCGAGCCCGCGCTCGCCGTCTTCGACGTCGAGGGCACCATCGCCGACCTCACCGTGGTGCAGCACTACCTGTTCTTCCTCCTCGAGCGTGAGGAGCGGCGGCGCTGGCCGCTGACGGTCGCGCGCACGGCGATGCGCGTCCCCGGCTGGCTGCGGCTCGACCGGGTGAACCGGCTGGACTTCCAGCGCCGCTTCTACCGCGGCTACGCCGGGCTGGAGCGCGAGTTCGTCGCCGAGACCGCCCGCCGCGCCCTCCACGAGATCACCCTGCCGCGCTGCTTCCCGCGGGCGATGCGCCGGGTGCGCGAGCACGTCGACGCCGGCCACCGGGTGGTGCTGGTGACCGGGGCGCTCGACGAGGTGGTGCGCCCGCTCGCCGACCTGCTGGAGGTCGAGCTGCGCGCCGCCCACCTGCGCACCCTCGACGGGGTCTTCGACGGCGACCTCGCCGACACCCCGCCCAGCGCCGAGGCGCGCGGCGCCCTGGTGACCCGCCTCGCCGCCGAGACCGGCGCGCGCGCCGCCGCCTGCTACGCATACGCCGACAGCATCAGCGACCTCTCGATGCTGGAGGCGGTGGGCACCCCGGTGCCGGTCAACCCCGACCTGCGGCTGCTCTCGGTGGCGCGGCGGCGGGGGTGGGCGGTGCAGTCGTGGCGGGTCGGTGACGGCGGCGGCAGGATGCCGGTGGTGCTGCCCTCGCGGGTGCCCCCGGAGCGAAGCCGCCGCGTCGCCGCGGGGCGCCGCTGATGCGTGCCCTGGAGTGCACCCCCACCGTGCCCGGCTACGCGCTCGCGCGGGTGGCCGGCGGCACCCGCGGCGGCCCCTTCACGATGCTCAGGCTCACCCACCGGCCGCCACCGGAGCTGCTCGGAGAGGGCTGGGTGCGCCTCCGTCCGCGGCTCGCCGGGATCTGCGGCAGCGATCTCTCCGCCCTGCGCGGGCACGCCAGCCCGTATCTCGGGGCGCTCGCCTCGTCGCCGTTCGTGCCCGGCCACGAGGTGGTCGCCACCGTGGACGGTGGCGGAGGGCGCTGGCGCGACGGTTCCCGGGTGGTGGTCGAGCCGCTGCTCCACTGCGGGGTGCGCGGGGTCGTGCCCCCCTGCCCGCGCTGCGCCGCCGGCGAGCCGCAGGGATGCGAGTCGGTGGCCGGTGACGGCTTCGCGGCGGGGCTGCAGAGCGGCTACTGCGCGGCCACCGGCGGGGGCTGGGCGGGGGAGATGGTCGCCCACCAGAGCCAGCTCCACGAGGTGCCGGCCGGGCTCGACGACCGCGATGCGGTGATGGTCGAGCCGCTCGCCTGCGCCCTTCACGCGGTGCTGCGCAACCCGCCGGGTCCCGACGACCGCGTCCTCGTCGTCGGCGCCGGCACCCTGGGCCTGCTGATCATCGCCGCGCTGCGCCACGCCGCCCGGCCCCGCCGGGTGATCGCGGTGGCCAAGCACGACGGCCAGAGCCGGCTCGCCGCCCGGCTCGGCGCCGACGTCGTCTGCGCCCCCGACGTGATGCTGCGCACGGTGCGCTTCGAGACCCGTGCGCGGCTGGTGGAGGGCCGCGCGGTGGCTCCCTTCCTGCTCGGCGGCGCCGACCTCACCTTCGAGTGCAGCGGTACCGCGAGCGGGCTGCAGAGCGCGATCGGCTGCACCCGTGCCGGCGGCACCGTGGTGATGGTGGGGATGCCTGGACGGGCGAGCATCGACCTCGCCCCGGCCTGGCACCGCGAGCTCAGCCTGCGGGGCGCCTACGCCTACGGCGTCGAGACCGCCGGTGGGACGGCGGTCGAACCGCCCCGGCGGACCTTCGCCATCGCCCTCGAGGCAGCACAGGCACTGCGCCCGGGCCGGCTGGTCGACGATCCCCTGCCCCTCGAGGACTACCGGCGGGCGCTCACCCGGGCGGCGTCGGCGGGGTCGCGCGGGGCGGTGAAGGTGGCCTTCGCGCCGCAGGGGGAGGGGTGATGAACCGGCCCGGCACGGTGGTGGAGGTGGGCCGCTCGACCCCACCGGTCCTGGTCCACAACGGCGACTCGGTGGTGCTGCAGCGGTTCCCGGTGGGCACCCGGGTGGTCTACCCGCCCGACCCGATCACCGGCCTGCGCGACCCCGACGGCGCGATCCGCCGGGCGCTGCTCAACCCCCTCGACTCCGAGCCCCTGCCGGCGCTGCTCCACGCCGGGATGCGGCTGACCATCGCCGTCGACGACATCTCGCTGCCGCTGCCGCCGATGCGCTGGCCCGACGTGCGCTCCCGGGTGCTCGAGGCGGTGCTCGACATGGCCGCCGACGCCGGCGTCGAGGACGTGGAGATCATCATCGCCACCTCGCTCCACCGCCGGATGACCGCGGCCGAGGTGCTCCATGCGATGGGCCGGCGGGTCTTCGACGCCTTCTGGCCCGACCGCCTCTACAACTTCGACGCCGAGGACCCGGAGGCGCTGATCGAGCTGGGCACCACCGACGAGGGCGAGGTGGTGGAGATCTCGAAGCGCGCCGCCACCAGCGACCTGCTCGTGTACGTGAACATCAACCTCGTCGCCATGGACGGGGGCCACAAGTCGGTGGCGGTGGGCCTGGCCCCGTACCGCAGCCTGCGCCACCACCACAACGTCCACACCCTGCGGCACACCCGCAGCCTGATGGACCCGCCGCGCAGCGCGCTGCACAGCTCCTGCACCCGCATGGGACGGCTGCTGGAGACCCACGTGAAGGTGTTCAAGATCGAGACCACGCTGAACAACGACACCTTCCCCGCGGCGCTCGGATTCCTCAACCGCCGCGAGTCGGAGTGGACGGTGAGGGACCGGGCCATGGCCCGGGTGGTCGCCCAGGCGACCGCGAGCATGCCCCCGGCCCAGGCGCGCGCGATGTTCCAGCGCACCCGCGCGCCCTACGCGCTCACCGGCGTCTTCGCCGGCTCCACCGAGCCGGTGCACGCCCGCGCGCTGGAGTCGCTCTACAAGCAGCAGGCGGTGCCGGTGCGCGGGCAGTCGGACGTGCTCAGCGTCGGCATCCCCTACGTGGGTCCGTACAACGTCAACTCGATCATGAACCCGGTGCTGGTCCACTGCATGGGGCTCGGCTACTTCTTCAACCTGTACCGGGGGATGCCGCTGGTGCGCCGCGGCGGGGTGCTGATCATGACCCACCCCTGCCGCGAGGAGTTCCACCCCGTCCACCATCCCTCCTACATCGACTTCTACGAGCAGGTGCTCTCCGAGACCCGCGACCCCGAGCGCATCGAGGTCGAGTACGAGGAGCGCTTCGCCAACGACGCCTGGTATCGCCAGCTCTACCGCCGCTCCCACGCCTATCACGGCGTGCACCCGTTCTACATGTGGTACTGGGGCGCGCACGCCCTCGACCACCTCGGCGACGTCGTGGTGGTGGGCGGCGACCGCGGCGTCTGCGAGCGGCTCGGCTTCCGGGCCGCGTCGACCCTCGACGATGCCCTGGAGATGGCCACCCAGACGGTGGGCCCGCATCCGAGCGTCACCCACCTCCACTGCCCGCCGCTGTTCGTCTGCGACGTCGAGGCCGGCGGCTTCGAGGCAGGGGTTCCGTGAGCCGGCGGGCCGCCCAGGCGGGCGCGGCGCTGCGCTGGGCGGCGGACGACACGGTGCGGATGCTCCGCGCCTGGCGGCCGCCCGAGCGCCCCGAGCCGGTGGAGCGGACCCCGCGCGCCCTCCGACCGCCCCGCTCCGCGGAGCCCACCTGGGGACGCTCCGACACCAGCGCGACGATGCGCCGCGCGATCCAGCGCCACGGGCTCTTCCCCCTGCTCGACATGCTCGGGCGGCCCACCGTGCTCGGCCTCCACCACCTCCAGGGGGCGCGGCCGCCGCTGATCCTCGCCCCCAACCACGTCTCCCACGCCGACGCACCGCTGGTGCTGCGAGCGCTGCCCCCGGCGCTCCGCGACGACACCCTGGTGCCCGCCGCCGCCGACTACTTCTTCAAGCGGCAGTGGCTCAGTGTTGCAGTCACCCTTGCCATGAACGCGGTGCCCTTCGACCGCCGCCACGACATCGCCGACTCGGTGCGCCGCCTCGAGCGGCTGCTCCGCCACGGTCACAGCATCGTGCTCTTCCCCGAGGGCAGCCGGGCCCGCGACGGCCGGCTGCGTGGCTTCAAGGCGGGGGTCGCCCACCTCGCGTGCCAGACCGGCGCCCCGGTGGTGCCGGTCTACGTCCAGGGCACCCATGCCCTGCTCCCACCGGGCGCCGCGCTGCCCCGGCCCAGCGCCGTCGCCGTCCACTTCGGCCCGCCGCTGGTCGCCCAGCCCGAGGAGAGC
Protein-coding sequences here:
- a CDS encoding lysophospholipid acyltransferase family protein, translating into MSRRAAQAGAALRWAADDTVRMLRAWRPPERPEPVERTPRALRPPRSAEPTWGRSDTSATMRRAIQRHGLFPLLDMLGRPTVLGLHHLQGARPPLILAPNHVSHADAPLVLRALPPALRDDTLVPAAADYFFKRQWLSVAVTLAMNAVPFDRRHDIADSVRRLERLLRHGHSIVLFPEGSRARDGRLRGFKAGVAHLACQTGAPVVPVYVQGTHALLPPGAALPRPSAVAVHFGPPLVAQPEESARAFNERIEVAVGELMTAARGHTYRDTVPRRPGWRERWRPAGALAADPRPELPAASEGWIARWRSTTPR
- a CDS encoding HAD-IB family hydrolase; the protein is MSELSGATVLLTGVTGFLGTAILEKLLRSVPGCRVVTLVRPGRHGAERRVRDEVLASRAFGPLRERLGEGREAVLSGRVQPVGGDLGAPGLGLDEDGLRALAGVDVVIHSAAEVAFDSPLDVALRTNVGGAVGLVETVLAAGARPAFVHVSTAYVSGVRRGLVLEGAPGGLATAGGAALDWRAELRAAEAVRAGLEADSRSPQRLRKFAATARRGPGASGVPAAGAEVERMRARWVDARLVEHGRAHARALGWSDVYTMSKALAELAVSERCGERPLSVVRPSIIESALREPIPAWITGLRMAEPVILAYGRGLLPEFPGLPDGIIDIVPVDVVSNAVITAAATPPATGRAVYHVGTGARNPLRYRGLFDNVRGYFRAQPLHDSAGAPIAVPDWKFPTGRQAGRRLAALERGLEIAVGTVERGMASPRTRVLHQRLDEARDRVRRARSLSEMYAVYTEMDAVFDDAGTRALDLGRSPAERAELPFDVAVIDWEDYLQRSHIPAVVDLARMRRRAPRPVLPRPTSSPAPPPARLPRVRAGAEPALAVFDVEGTIADLTVVQHYLFFLLEREERRRWPLTVARTAMRVPGWLRLDRVNRLDFQRRFYRGYAGLEREFVAETARRALHEITLPRCFPRAMRRVREHVDAGHRVVLVTGALDEVVRPLADLLEVELRAAHLRTLDGVFDGDLADTPPSAEARGALVTRLAAETGARAAACYAYADSISDLSMLEAVGTPVPVNPDLRLLSVARRRGWAVQSWRVGDGGGRMPVVLPSRVPPERSRRVAAGRR
- a CDS encoding lactate racemase domain-containing protein, yielding MNRPGTVVEVGRSTPPVLVHNGDSVVLQRFPVGTRVVYPPDPITGLRDPDGAIRRALLNPLDSEPLPALLHAGMRLTIAVDDISLPLPPMRWPDVRSRVLEAVLDMAADAGVEDVEIIIATSLHRRMTAAEVLHAMGRRVFDAFWPDRLYNFDAEDPEALIELGTTDEGEVVEISKRAATSDLLVYVNINLVAMDGGHKSVAVGLAPYRSLRHHHNVHTLRHTRSLMDPPRSALHSSCTRMGRLLETHVKVFKIETTLNNDTFPAALGFLNRRESEWTVRDRAMARVVAQATASMPPAQARAMFQRTRAPYALTGVFAGSTEPVHARALESLYKQQAVPVRGQSDVLSVGIPYVGPYNVNSIMNPVLVHCMGLGYFFNLYRGMPLVRRGGVLIMTHPCREEFHPVHHPSYIDFYEQVLSETRDPERIEVEYEERFANDAWYRQLYRRSHAYHGVHPFYMWYWGAHALDHLGDVVVVGGDRGVCERLGFRAASTLDDALEMATQTVGPHPSVTHLHCPPLFVCDVEAGGFEAGVP
- the rpiA gene encoding ribose-5-phosphate isomerase RpiA, which encodes MDVEEAKRAAGEAAAELVEEGMTLGLGTGSTARWFIAAVGRKLREGMRLRGVPTSRASEALAAEAGIPLVELDATGVDLAVDGADAVDGRLRVIKGAGAALLREKIVAAAARRFVVVVDEGKLRDPLGGLLPVELVHFGHLSTLAHLDRLGGGFQLRLDAAGRPLETDNGNLIADGELPVIDDPEGLGTRIDGIPGVVGHGLFCGLTHLVLVARRDGTVDRLTAD
- a CDS encoding wax ester/triacylglycerol synthase family O-acyltransferase, with the translated sequence MRQLTSLDAQFLALEDRHNYGHVGGLTILEATTVSGEPFTAQRVSDLLASRLHLLPPFRWRLAEVPLGIDHPYWIDDPEFDLEYHVRELALPDPGDDRQLAEQVARIHSRPLDRTRPLWELYVIHNLAGGRVGMFTKIHHSAIDGLSGAEILSVVLDLEPEGRVIPPPDPDGRPGRVPGGLELFGRGLANLPRQPLRTLRGLPPMVANLDTLPGVGAIPGTATVARVSRRIARLIPGVEPGEVLEMPRSLAPRTVFNGPVSGHRRVSFATLPLDEVKAVKNRFGVTVNDVVVAIGAGAVRRWLLDHAELPDRPLTAMIPLSVRTPEQFGTYGNRISMMGVPIPTDEPDPLLRLRRTHEVLRSAKERHKGVPASILQDVTQSIPPAVFARASRTVLGLVSRGPVAPVWNLCISNVPGVPMPLYCAGARVLNEYPISAIADGMGLNITVLSYQGQMDFGIVADREQMPDAWPLVDNLRDELATLLALSPAQE
- a CDS encoding alcohol dehydrogenase catalytic domain-containing protein, whose product is MRALECTPTVPGYALARVAGGTRGGPFTMLRLTHRPPPELLGEGWVRLRPRLAGICGSDLSALRGHASPYLGALASSPFVPGHEVVATVDGGGGRWRDGSRVVVEPLLHCGVRGVVPPCPRCAAGEPQGCESVAGDGFAAGLQSGYCAATGGGWAGEMVAHQSQLHEVPAGLDDRDAVMVEPLACALHAVLRNPPGPDDRVLVVGAGTLGLLIIAALRHAARPRRVIAVAKHDGQSRLAARLGADVVCAPDVMLRTVRFETRARLVEGRAVAPFLLGGADLTFECSGTASGLQSAIGCTRAGGTVVMVGMPGRASIDLAPAWHRELSLRGAYAYGVETAGGTAVEPPRRTFAIALEAAQALRPGRLVDDPLPLEDYRRALTRAASAGSRGAVKVAFAPQGEG